In Deltaproteobacteria bacterium, one DNA window encodes the following:
- a CDS encoding radical SAM protein — MVQEVVLRSLMRKAIMPFGKYDGKKVFNFTLNVLERFMRRRRLVSFPIGIDLISTTRCNLKCFYCKKYDWGGKQDFTRDDFEFVAKTFFPRLLYVKFGSAGEALVNRDLGFMLEKCREYGVSVVMNSNGSLLDEEKIEMLFEQDVKIFGISLDGATRETAEGIRRGLDFELLIEKIRMIRDLKERYGRKYPILTVNFAVMRRNITELPSFVGLMSDLGVSAVRVMFLYVHEFMDPGESLFLHRELVEKYFALAGKSARASGIRLLLPPGLEGRNGDRMCFFPYHEIGLSPDGSVAFCCNAWGEEKMGNVFKQDFMSEIWNSGRYQELRRRVNSSRPMHTLCRECSALDRGVGGISRHFAREHHTRVREMILSQYGRPV; from the coding sequence ATGGTCCAGGAAGTCGTTCTCAGGAGCCTTATGCGAAAGGCAATCATGCCTTTCGGGAAATACGACGGGAAAAAGGTCTTCAACTTCACCCTCAATGTTTTGGAACGCTTCATGCGGAGGAGAAGGCTCGTGTCTTTTCCGATAGGGATCGATCTGATCAGCACGACCAGGTGTAATCTCAAATGTTTCTATTGCAAGAAGTACGACTGGGGAGGGAAACAGGATTTCACGAGGGACGACTTCGAGTTTGTTGCAAAGACGTTTTTTCCGAGACTGTTGTATGTGAAGTTTGGATCTGCAGGTGAAGCGCTGGTCAACAGGGATCTGGGTTTTATGCTCGAGAAATGTCGTGAGTATGGCGTCTCCGTGGTAATGAATTCGAACGGCTCCCTCCTCGATGAGGAAAAAATCGAGATGCTCTTCGAGCAGGACGTGAAGATCTTCGGGATATCACTCGACGGGGCCACAAGGGAGACGGCAGAGGGGATTCGAAGGGGCCTCGATTTTGAGCTATTGATCGAAAAGATCAGAATGATCAGAGACTTGAAGGAACGGTACGGGCGGAAGTACCCGATCTTGACGGTCAACTTCGCCGTGATGAGACGGAATATCACGGAACTCCCGTCGTTTGTCGGCCTCATGTCGGACCTGGGAGTATCTGCCGTCCGTGTGATGTTCCTCTACGTCCACGAGTTCATGGATCCTGGGGAATCCCTGTTCCTGCATCGGGAGCTGGTGGAGAAGTATTTTGCCTTGGCCGGGAAAAGTGCGAGGGCCTCCGGCATCAGGCTGCTCTTGCCCCCTGGGTTGGAGGGAAGAAACGGGGACAGGATGTGCTTTTTCCCCTATCACGAGATAGGACTGAGTCCTGACGGGTCGGTCGCCTTTTGCTGTAATGCATGGGGTGAAGAGAAGATGGGGAATGTTTTCAAGCAGGATTTCATGAGTGAAATCTGGAACTCCGGGAGATACCAGGAGTTGAGGCGGCGGGTGAACAGTTCCAGGCCGATGCATACCCTCTGCCGAGAGTGCTCGGCCCTGGACAGAGGGGTCGGTGGGATCTCGAGGCATTTTGCCCGAGAGCACCACACCCGTGTAAGGGAGATGATTTTATCCCAATACGGGCGGCCTGTTTGA
- a CDS encoding glycosyltransferase family 4 protein produces the protein MEKNILIINNEFPPIGGGAGNASFYLAKNLSKLGHRVRVVTAGFRDLPPREEEGGVTINRVKCSRRKRFESGLWELLSYAGSAVRFISRELKAGGERYDISICFHTLPAGMVSYALLRNSNVPYIVMLRGGDVPGFLPERFRYYHMVSMPVIKAVWKNARHVVANSKGLGELAGRTACRIGREVLVIENGVDLSSFQARSRHRFDGTLRMLFVGRLEKQKGIPYLIEAVSLLAVEDRERVRVDLIGEGPERAVLEEMIEERGLRNFRFLGYFPHDRISTRFGEADLFVLPSLYEGMPNALLEAMAGGLPALVTDIMGNNELVENEINGFLVPPADPWALRAAIMRFLERPELLSEFRENTLCRVRKFDWMKATQELNNLIMS, from the coding sequence ATGGAGAAGAACATACTGATCATCAACAACGAATTTCCGCCGATCGGAGGGGGTGCCGGAAATGCCTCTTTCTACCTTGCCAAAAATCTCTCGAAACTCGGGCATAGAGTCAGGGTTGTAACTGCGGGGTTCCGTGACCTCCCTCCCAGGGAGGAGGAGGGCGGAGTCACAATCAACCGTGTGAAATGCAGCAGAAGGAAACGGTTTGAGTCGGGGCTTTGGGAACTTCTGTCATATGCTGGAAGCGCCGTGAGATTCATATCCCGGGAATTGAAGGCCGGCGGAGAAAGGTATGATATCTCGATATGCTTCCACACCCTTCCAGCAGGGATGGTGAGTTATGCCTTGCTAAGAAACTCGAATGTACCGTACATAGTCATGCTGCGAGGGGGGGACGTGCCGGGTTTTCTTCCCGAGAGGTTCAGATACTACCACATGGTTTCCATGCCGGTGATCAAGGCTGTGTGGAAGAACGCACGGCACGTGGTGGCGAACTCGAAAGGACTGGGGGAGCTGGCTGGAAGAACGGCATGCAGGATCGGCCGGGAGGTCCTGGTCATAGAGAACGGCGTCGATCTTTCCTCATTTCAAGCCCGAAGCAGACACCGGTTCGATGGAACCCTGAGAATGCTCTTTGTGGGCCGGTTGGAGAAACAGAAGGGCATTCCCTATCTGATAGAGGCCGTGTCTCTGCTCGCAGTGGAAGACCGCGAAAGGGTCAGAGTCGATCTGATCGGAGAAGGACCCGAAAGGGCGGTTTTGGAAGAGATGATAGAGGAGAGAGGGCTCCGCAATTTCAGGTTCCTGGGGTATTTCCCTCATGACAGAATCAGCACGCGATTCGGGGAGGCGGATCTGTTCGTCCTCCCATCCCTTTACGAAGGAATGCCGAATGCCCTTCTCGAGGCGATGGCAGGAGGGCTTCCTGCATTGGTAACGGATATCATGGGCAACAATGAATTGGTTGAGAATGAAATAAACGGTTTTCTGGTCCCCCCTGCTGATCCGTGGGCGCTGAGGGCTGCCATAATGAGATTCCTGGAACGCCCCGAGTTGCTCTCAGAATTCCGAGAAAACACCCTGTGCAGGGTACGGAAATTCGATTGGATGAAGGCGACACAAGAGTTGAACAACCTGATAATGAGCTAG
- a CDS encoding glycosyltransferase — protein sequence MEKVSIVIPNYNQVKYLPACIDSCYFQTYPNIELIIVDGGSTDGTKEYLAGLEQRIESEKVAPVLYMDGNGEIVYKECLAYHEDTHAEHPKREIKIFSFRENLGRTRSYNVGFKEVTGRYCTYVVGDDIAHPHMIEELVSAIEASNADVVYSDFNIVDDTGHILRLVRKPDYDFEECLAKWFHLGVSRLHRSSWFKKVGFMDEDFRVANDYSFFLKMAKAGATFHHVARVLYSVRFHGAETDLEESKKLALEARRFICSGGRKEEQLHLNGV from the coding sequence ATGGAGAAGGTAAGCATTGTCATTCCGAATTATAACCAGGTGAAATACCTCCCCGCATGTATCGACAGTTGCTATTTTCAAACCTATCCGAATATCGAGCTGATCATTGTCGACGGGGGGTCGACCGACGGAACAAAAGAATATCTGGCAGGCCTTGAGCAGAGGATCGAAAGCGAGAAGGTCGCTCCTGTACTCTATATGGACGGGAACGGAGAGATAGTCTACAAGGAGTGCCTGGCCTACCATGAAGACACCCATGCCGAACATCCGAAACGTGAAATAAAGATATTTTCTTTTCGTGAAAACCTGGGCAGGACGCGCTCTTATAATGTGGGTTTCAAAGAAGTCACGGGTAGATACTGCACATATGTCGTCGGGGATGACATTGCGCATCCCCATATGATAGAAGAACTCGTTTCGGCGATAGAGGCAAGTAACGCGGATGTGGTCTATTCCGATTTCAATATAGTCGATGATACAGGGCACATCCTCCGTCTCGTGCGCAAACCGGACTACGATTTTGAGGAATGTCTTGCCAAGTGGTTCCATCTAGGCGTTTCCCGCCTTCACCGGTCGTCATGGTTCAAAAAAGTGGGATTCATGGATGAGGACTTCCGGGTGGCCAACGATTACAGCTTCTTCCTCAAGATGGCCAAAGCCGGGGCGACCTTTCATCACGTCGCGAGGGTCCTGTATTCGGTCCGCTTCCACGGTGCCGAAACGGACCTGGAGGAATCTAAGAAGCTCGCTTTAGAGGCAAGGCGATTCATCTGTTCAGGCGGGAGGAAAGAGGAGCAACTCCACCTTAACGGTGTATAG
- a CDS encoding radical SAM protein: protein MEEWSPPKRWNPFNSNKLLAQVYRWRLIKRGASLPQPVLVTVDPINACNLRCTWCNSRFVLRNRNGMIDREALMEIAEGLARWQGSPDWPAGVEAVCIAGGGEPLLHPDVGAFIESCIDNGIEVGVVTNGVNIDRFIPQLALCTWVGVSVDAGSRKTFESLKGRDLFNEVCRNMRSLSDYLSRNACTLGREGSGRGVSYKYLLYDGNIDEVFEAARIAKEVGAKNFHLRPAGTPWHLLPGRSGSVFHGDAKMRLGEQIDKARELEDETFGVYAITHKFGPELEIANNFDTCHAIFMTAVFMPPRDERRERFCVSCCCDRRGDPRLEFGESLREFKQVEELWGSEKHWQIFDRIDLKDCPRCTYAPHNQMFTQVIERDDMTYKFI from the coding sequence ATGGAGGAATGGTCTCCGCCGAAGAGATGGAATCCTTTCAACAGCAACAAACTCCTAGCCCAGGTATACCGGTGGCGCCTGATAAAGAGGGGAGCCTCTCTGCCTCAACCGGTTCTCGTCACGGTCGACCCGATAAACGCATGTAACCTGAGATGCACGTGGTGCAATTCCCGGTTCGTGTTGAGAAATCGGAACGGAATGATAGATCGAGAAGCGCTGATGGAAATCGCAGAGGGTCTGGCCCGCTGGCAGGGCAGTCCTGACTGGCCGGCCGGGGTTGAGGCGGTCTGCATCGCGGGTGGAGGGGAACCTCTCCTGCATCCTGATGTTGGCGCTTTTATCGAATCCTGCATCGACAATGGGATCGAGGTGGGGGTGGTTACCAACGGAGTCAATATCGACAGGTTCATCCCCCAGCTCGCCCTCTGCACTTGGGTAGGGGTTTCGGTGGATGCCGGTTCTCGCAAGACGTTCGAATCACTCAAAGGGAGGGACCTTTTCAACGAGGTCTGCAGGAACATGAGGAGTCTGTCGGACTATCTGTCGCGGAATGCCTGTACCTTAGGCCGCGAAGGCTCGGGCCGGGGGGTGAGCTACAAGTATCTACTGTACGACGGGAATATCGACGAGGTTTTCGAGGCAGCGAGGATAGCAAAGGAGGTGGGGGCCAAGAACTTTCATCTCCGTCCCGCAGGAACCCCGTGGCATCTTCTCCCTGGGAGAAGTGGGTCGGTTTTTCACGGAGATGCCAAGATGAGACTCGGTGAGCAGATTGACAAGGCCCGTGAGCTCGAAGATGAAACCTTCGGTGTCTATGCGATTACGCATAAGTTCGGTCCCGAGTTGGAGATCGCGAACAACTTCGACACATGCCATGCTATCTTCATGACAGCGGTTTTCATGCCGCCGAGGGATGAGAGAAGAGAGAGGTTTTGCGTGAGCTGCTGCTGTGACAGGCGCGGCGACCCCAGGCTGGAGTTTGGAGAATCTCTCAGGGAATTCAAACAGGTGGAAGAGTTGTGGGGATCCGAGAAACACTGGCAGATATTCGACCGGATCGATCTGAAAGATTGCCCGCGGTGTACTTACGCACCCCATAATCAGATGTTCACCCAGGTCATAGAGAGAGATGACATGACCTATAAGTTCATCTAG
- a CDS encoding transposase, translated as MREKRISQLSIFHTMPRNQVARELEAISRVLDDNPGIYDLVYRDMVRAKRPDTGREGMTAEQVLRCTILKQYRNLSYEELAFHLEDSQSFRASCRLGMGQRLGYRPFNKTSSNLGPVPGRRSTGCSSDTLWFKGSRRVVRFGSTPRPLRAISIILRTPGFWRMASGLSLGF; from the coding sequence ATGCGTGAAAAACGGATTTCTCAACTGAGTATTTTCCACACCATGCCGCGCAACCAGGTCGCCCGAGAACTGGAGGCCATTTCGAGAGTTCTCGATGACAATCCAGGCATCTATGATCTTGTTTATCGGGATATGGTTCGGGCCAAGCGTCCTGACACGGGGCGTGAGGGGATGACGGCCGAGCAGGTCCTTCGATGTACCATATTGAAGCAGTATCGCAATTTGAGCTATGAGGAGCTGGCCTTTCATCTGGAGGATTCTCAGTCCTTTCGGGCCTCTTGTCGGCTTGGGATGGGGCAGCGGCTGGGGTATCGACCCTTCAATAAAACATCAAGCAACTTAGGCCCGGTACCCGGGAGGCGGTCAACAGGCTGCTCATCCGATACGCTGTGGTTTAAGGGTTCAAGAAGGGTCGTACGGTTCGGCTCGACTCCACGGCCATTGAGAGCAATATCCATTATCCTACGGACTCCAGGCTTCTGGAGGATGGCATCCGGCTTATCACTCGGCTTTTGA
- a CDS encoding glycosyltransferase family 2 protein, whose product MISVVIPVYNEEKNIDLLYDRLSSVLSQLKYDWEIIFVNDGSEDNSLEILKRYASQDRRVKIISLSRNFGHQVALSAGMREARGVVCVTMDCDLQDPPELIPAMIRKYEEGNNIVYARRTNRSDGFLKKLTARVYYKILDLISEVRVPQNVGDFRLVDRKVLTVLNNLPEKCRYLRGMVSWVGFKQAFVEFDRPNRCNGKTSYTWIRMLELAAAGILSSSLLPLKLGMYIGMLSMIVGFGFLIYMIGDTLVFNTVYPLYRWLMVVVFVFFGLSFILIWIMAEYIGRIYKEETGRPLYIIDEKTNLETQVSEDNQLYSPVCDCSWVEMGERTLNGDRVDYGSDPLAAGPDGESLEVAHSLQ is encoded by the coding sequence ATGATCAGCGTAGTCATACCTGTTTACAATGAAGAGAAGAACATCGATCTACTGTACGATCGGCTCTCCTCTGTTCTGTCTCAGCTAAAGTATGACTGGGAGATCATCTTTGTGAACGACGGGAGTGAAGATAATTCTCTCGAGATACTGAAAAGGTACGCAAGCCAGGACAGAAGAGTAAAAATCATAAGTCTCAGCAGGAATTTCGGCCATCAGGTCGCACTGAGCGCAGGAATGCGGGAGGCAAGGGGTGTCGTGTGTGTCACCATGGATTGTGATCTCCAGGATCCTCCTGAGCTGATTCCAGCCATGATAAGAAAATACGAAGAAGGGAACAATATTGTCTATGCGAGGAGAACGAACAGATCCGACGGTTTCCTGAAGAAGCTGACCGCAAGGGTCTATTACAAGATATTGGATTTGATCTCCGAGGTCCGCGTCCCCCAAAACGTCGGGGACTTCAGGTTGGTCGACAGGAAGGTTTTGACGGTCCTGAACAACCTGCCGGAGAAATGCAGGTACCTTAGAGGTATGGTCAGTTGGGTCGGATTCAAGCAGGCCTTTGTGGAATTCGACAGGCCCAACAGATGCAATGGGAAGACCAGTTACACCTGGATAAGGATGCTTGAACTCGCTGCAGCCGGTATTCTGAGCTCCTCGCTCCTGCCACTAAAGTTGGGGATGTACATTGGAATGCTCTCGATGATTGTGGGTTTTGGGTTTCTCATATACATGATCGGAGACACTCTTGTATTCAACACCGTGTACCCTCTGTACAGGTGGCTCATGGTAGTCGTCTTTGTCTTCTTCGGGCTCAGTTTTATTCTCATTTGGATAATGGCGGAATATATAGGAAGGATCTACAAGGAAGAAACTGGAAGGCCGCTTTACATCATCGACGAGAAGACAAATCTTGAAACTCAAGTCAGTGAAGATAATCAATTGTACAGTCCCGTATGTGATTGCTCCTGGGTGGAGATGGGTGAACGGACGTTGAACGGCGACCGTGTCGATTACGGATCTGACCCTCTTGCGGCCGGGCCTGATGGAGAGAGTCTCGAAGTCGCTCACTCATTGCAGTAA
- a CDS encoding radical SAM protein, which produces MKVVLINPPQVFSKSQVAAGVIPPLGLLYLAAALRQSGHVPLIIDSVVEAATNIYRISGSIACRGLEIDEIVARIPKDTGLVGVSNLFSFAFPVVKRLTEQIKRVRPDVGIAVGGAHPSALPLETVSEKSIDFVVISEGEETLTKLLNNLGDHEAYRGIDGLAYKGREGIPCVNQKAEFIEDLDGLPFPARDLVPLEKYYEIGEAHGPTQGRRWTPILSSRGCPYQCTFCTPRLWGRRYRVRSAENVLAEIEECQREYGIREFHFEDENLTIDKRRLMEICNGIIERGLEIRWQTPNGIRASVTDVEMLDLMKESGCCHVTVAPESGSERVLNEIIRKRQDLAKVTRLVRHAHRRGLKTAAYFIMGLPGETRKDVEMSIDYACRLAKAGLDEVVFSNFVALPGSELFDRLLKEGRFHGDWSRLVAMGDISTAESWSEGITSRELKALRRKAYLKFHLVKAFWYPLKAMRSVLNVLRKREELKTERVLITFIKRIGLRTG; this is translated from the coding sequence ATGAAAGTCGTACTCATCAATCCTCCCCAGGTATTTTCGAAGTCACAGGTTGCAGCCGGTGTCATCCCCCCCTTGGGTCTGCTCTACCTAGCCGCTGCTTTGAGGCAGTCAGGGCATGTGCCCCTGATAATCGATTCTGTTGTCGAGGCCGCAACAAATATCTACAGGATCAGCGGCAGTATTGCCTGCAGGGGGCTTGAGATCGACGAGATCGTCGCCCGTATACCGAAAGATACGGGTTTGGTGGGGGTAAGCAATCTCTTTTCTTTCGCCTTCCCGGTCGTGAAGAGGCTTACAGAGCAGATCAAGAGGGTCCGCCCGGATGTGGGAATCGCCGTGGGCGGCGCCCACCCATCGGCCTTGCCCTTGGAGACCGTGTCCGAGAAGTCGATCGACTTTGTGGTCATAAGCGAAGGCGAGGAAACACTCACCAAACTCCTAAACAATCTGGGAGACCATGAAGCTTACAGGGGGATAGATGGGTTGGCCTACAAGGGCAGGGAGGGAATTCCCTGCGTCAATCAGAAGGCCGAGTTTATCGAGGATCTAGATGGTCTTCCCTTCCCTGCGAGGGACCTGGTTCCCCTAGAGAAGTACTATGAGATAGGCGAGGCCCATGGTCCGACCCAGGGCAGGAGGTGGACGCCGATTCTCTCGTCAAGGGGCTGCCCGTACCAGTGTACCTTCTGTACCCCGAGGCTGTGGGGAAGAAGATACCGCGTTAGATCGGCCGAGAACGTGCTGGCCGAGATAGAGGAGTGCCAGAGGGAGTACGGAATAAGGGAGTTTCATTTCGAGGACGAGAACCTGACGATAGACAAGAGAAGACTCATGGAGATTTGCAATGGGATCATCGAACGAGGCCTGGAGATAAGATGGCAGACTCCCAACGGAATAAGAGCATCTGTTACCGATGTGGAAATGCTCGATCTGATGAAGGAGTCGGGGTGCTGTCACGTCACCGTGGCTCCTGAATCAGGCTCCGAAAGGGTTCTCAACGAAATAATAAGAAAGCGGCAGGACCTCGCAAAGGTGACGCGCCTTGTCAGGCATGCCCACCGGAGGGGCCTAAAGACCGCAGCCTATTTTATCATGGGCCTACCCGGTGAGACCAGGAAGGACGTGGAGATGTCGATCGATTATGCCTGCCGCCTGGCAAAGGCAGGACTGGACGAGGTCGTTTTCTCGAATTTTGTTGCTCTTCCGGGTTCGGAACTTTTCGACAGGCTTCTAAAGGAGGGAAGATTCCACGGGGATTGGTCGAGACTCGTGGCCATGGGTGATATTTCGACTGCAGAATCCTGGTCCGAGGGAATCACCTCCAGAGAGCTCAAGGCGCTGAGAAGGAAGGCCTATCTGAAGTTCCACTTGGTCAAAGCCTTTTGGTACCCACTGAAGGCCATGAGATCGGTTCTGAACGTTCTGAGAAAAAGGGAAGAGCTCAAGACAGAGAGGGTGTTGATAACCTTTATCAAGAGGATCGGCTTGAGAACGGGTTGA
- a CDS encoding sulfotransferase has translation MNEIKDGNPSFLLIGHYRCGTSLLRHVINRHSRLLLTTEAHWLPQVFQAGAVFQKFFEVNPVEFELNELPLQRTSRWYHGIRALHSALFEEHRDKIWGMTVIGHGNAAYADYLFTLYGEAKYVLAIRDPRDIYLSYLRTNIGGEYGAYTLKTFLNHLNMNGLPYLVVRYEDMVIDPRRQIERLCCFLGVDYEPGMLEPLTRRLSGNLTPALQRAALNEEYPVGNRALVERWKSQLTDEALLRLNDQVDAIDQLGYPVVRAEGAGLRHSIRDEVSGTLIGMKDSLTKRDCFSGALPERVDILSAGAFGIRFQNRPGNGTARIRIDGFGELAESMESPLLYYHAVYGSPLPFHPVYGESFPTERKWKYLLKQNKRRLLLFSAGGATRAFLSGQTIPTSEFEIVGVIDNHKRGFMDHGGKRYRIYPLKKALEVDHDAILITSPTFRHEIKECLVKCGLRENRDFYCFFPSRCAGSGKFE, from the coding sequence ATGAACGAAATCAAGGACGGCAACCCGAGCTTTCTTCTGATCGGGCACTACCGGTGCGGCACCTCTCTGCTGAGGCACGTGATCAACCGCCACTCCAGACTGCTACTGACGACGGAGGCTCATTGGCTCCCCCAGGTGTTTCAGGCCGGGGCGGTCTTCCAGAAATTCTTCGAGGTTAACCCCGTTGAGTTTGAACTGAACGAGTTGCCCCTGCAGAGAACTTCCCGCTGGTATCATGGGATTCGTGCATTGCACTCGGCTCTTTTCGAAGAACATCGGGACAAGATATGGGGCATGACAGTAATCGGCCACGGAAACGCCGCATACGCCGATTATCTGTTTACCCTGTATGGGGAAGCCAAGTACGTCCTGGCGATTCGTGATCCGAGGGATATTTACCTTTCATATCTTCGAACCAATATCGGGGGGGAATACGGTGCGTATACGTTGAAGACCTTCTTGAACCATCTCAATATGAACGGCTTGCCGTACCTTGTAGTTCGATATGAGGACATGGTCATTGACCCGAGGAGACAGATAGAGAGGCTGTGCTGTTTTCTCGGGGTGGACTATGAACCGGGTATGCTGGAGCCACTGACTCGCAGACTGTCCGGGAACTTGACGCCGGCCCTCCAAAGGGCCGCTTTGAACGAGGAGTATCCGGTGGGAAATCGGGCACTGGTCGAAAGGTGGAAGTCCCAATTGACCGACGAGGCACTCCTGAGACTGAACGATCAGGTGGATGCCATCGATCAGTTGGGATACCCGGTCGTCAGGGCCGAGGGTGCCGGGTTGCGCCACAGCATCAGAGACGAGGTCTCGGGGACCTTGATCGGCATGAAGGACTCCCTTACCAAAAGGGATTGTTTCTCGGGTGCCCTTCCTGAAAGGGTCGACATTCTTTCGGCAGGGGCGTTCGGGATCCGATTTCAGAACCGGCCTGGCAACGGCACGGCAAGAATCAGAATCGATGGTTTCGGAGAACTCGCTGAGAGCATGGAGTCGCCCCTGCTTTACTACCATGCCGTCTACGGATCTCCTTTACCCTTCCATCCTGTCTATGGGGAGTCTTTTCCCACTGAGAGGAAGTGGAAGTATCTGTTGAAACAGAACAAGAGGAGGCTCCTGCTCTTTTCCGCCGGAGGTGCGACCAGGGCGTTTTTATCAGGGCAAACGATCCCGACCTCGGAATTCGAGATCGTAGGCGTGATCGACAATCACAAAAGGGGATTCATGGACCATGGGGGCAAGCGGTACAGGATCTACCCGCTCAAGAAGGCACTGGAAGTCGACCACGATGCGATTCTCATCACCTCTCCCACCTTCCGTCATGAGATAAAGGAGTGTTTGGTCAAATGCGGGCTCAGGGAGAACAGGGATTTCTACTGCTTTTTCCCAAGCCGGTGTGCGGGGAGTGGAAAGTTCGAATGA
- a CDS encoding radical SAM protein: protein MPSFICDFLKEIVVLSDGGVTTCCMDPLGMNRFGSIYRDSFEDIQARYMSVRRRITKDVLLMPRCSRCFNKIKEQGFPETGTYKVDPDSAEIRRFIDRGRDDVFQLVIELSSKCNLKCNGCMQSRVNFEEYRADPFLDVDYLQSWVGRYWGEVKKIRLYNYGETFMHPGALGFCSFVKKHGPDTVVEIATNGMLLDTHEKRREIVLSGVDDIVFSIHGSSQEIIQKYMTRKFSFEKVLDTLKDLAAIKHELGFSKPRLFWKYLLFEWNDSDEEITRARTLSREIGLEGVIFGLVGFPAPSRRFTRHSEEWKRLVRESQAL from the coding sequence ATGCCTTCGTTTATTTGCGATTTCTTGAAGGAGATCGTCGTCTTGTCCGACGGTGGTGTGACAACCTGCTGCATGGATCCCCTGGGAATGAACCGTTTCGGCAGCATTTACAGGGACAGCTTTGAAGATATCCAGGCAAGATATATGAGCGTCCGCCGGAGAATAACGAAAGATGTTCTCCTTATGCCCCGATGTTCCAGGTGCTTCAATAAGATCAAGGAACAAGGCTTTCCCGAGACGGGGACTTACAAGGTCGATCCGGATTCAGCAGAAATCAGGAGGTTTATCGACAGAGGAAGGGACGATGTATTTCAGCTCGTGATCGAGCTTTCTTCCAAATGCAACCTCAAGTGTAATGGCTGCATGCAGAGCCGGGTGAATTTTGAAGAATACAGGGCCGATCCTTTCCTCGACGTCGACTATCTGCAGTCATGGGTGGGCCGATACTGGGGCGAAGTCAAGAAGATACGCCTCTACAATTACGGTGAGACTTTCATGCACCCGGGGGCACTGGGATTCTGCTCTTTTGTCAAGAAACACGGTCCTGACACCGTGGTTGAGATTGCGACCAACGGAATGCTGCTGGATACGCACGAAAAGAGAAGGGAAATCGTCTTGTCCGGGGTCGACGATATCGTCTTTTCGATTCACGGAAGCAGCCAAGAGATCATACAGAAGTATATGACCAGGAAGTTCTCTTTTGAAAAGGTTCTGGATACCTTGAAGGACCTTGCAGCGATCAAGCATGAGCTCGGCTTCTCGAAGCCGAGATTGTTCTGGAAGTATCTCCTCTTTGAATGGAACGACTCGGACGAGGAGATAACGAGGGCTAGAACCTTATCCAGGGAAATCGGGCTTGAGGGCGTGATCTTCGGCCTGGTGGGATTTCCGGCCCCTTCAAGACGTTTTACACGACACAGCGAAGAGTGGAAACGCCTCGTGAGGGAATCCCAGGCTCTTTGA
- a CDS encoding methyltransferase domain-containing protein, giving the protein MLRRTVLFSNIHYIVLRVLRRFVFRGRLLSVFERNLPYYRTNFNEISPSTVAEKYSKYCSVVDMSPRGKNVLEIGIGVTNSCGYEIVAQGARRCWGYEPFEKFNAERDRARLDDAVQRHVRDYDFFRHRFTRIDTLADLEEGSIELVLSHNVLEHVTALSELVDELERLLTRDGCMIHIVDYRDHFFEYPYHFLQFSDKTWNRFLNPGHLPRYRLDDHVEAFRSKGFTVEILETSTDNGEFAKVRERISQKFKEYSERSLAVTTAVLAVSRSKNRRIPEYPGCDF; this is encoded by the coding sequence TTGCTCAGGCGCACCGTGTTGTTTTCGAACATCCATTACATAGTTCTGCGGGTGCTGAGAAGATTCGTCTTCCGCGGACGTCTTCTGTCCGTTTTCGAGAGGAACCTGCCGTACTACAGGACGAATTTCAACGAGATTTCACCCTCTACAGTAGCTGAGAAGTATTCGAAGTACTGTTCCGTTGTGGACATGAGCCCCAGAGGTAAGAACGTCCTTGAGATTGGAATCGGTGTTACAAACAGTTGTGGTTACGAAATAGTAGCGCAAGGGGCGCGCCGGTGTTGGGGTTATGAACCGTTTGAGAAGTTCAACGCGGAGCGGGACAGGGCTAGGCTCGACGACGCGGTGCAAAGACACGTGCGAGATTACGACTTCTTTCGTCACAGGTTCACCAGAATCGACACTCTGGCCGACCTCGAGGAAGGCTCGATAGAGCTGGTTCTTTCACACAATGTCCTGGAACACGTTACTGCACTTTCAGAGCTGGTGGACGAACTGGAGAGGCTGCTGACGAGGGACGGGTGCATGATTCATATAGTCGACTACCGTGACCATTTCTTTGAGTACCCTTATCATTTCCTGCAGTTTTCAGACAAGACGTGGAACAGGTTCTTGAACCCCGGCCACTTGCCCAGGTACCGGCTGGACGATCACGTCGAGGCTTTCAGGAGCAAGGGGTTCACGGTTGAGATCCTGGAGACGTCGACCGACAATGGGGAGTTTGCGAAGGTTCGCGAAAGAATCAGCCAGAAGTTCAAGGAATACAGCGAGAGGTCGTTGGCAGTGACAACGGCCGTATTGGCAGTCAGTCGCTCGAAGAACCGGCGGATCCCGGAATATCCGGGATGTGACTTTTGA